The Meiothermus ruber DSM 1279 genome includes the window TAGAAGAAGGTTATCCGGGCTACCTGATCCTGATTTTTGGCGCGCTCGTCCTGATTCCCATTCTGGTTGTACTGGGGCGCAGGGTGCCCTACCTCACCGACTGGTACTACCTGCTTCCAGCCATCACGTTCTTGCTAGCGTTCACGGTATTTCCCATCATCCTGACCACTTATTACGCTTTTACCGATTACACCGGCCTGCGCAACGGCAAACCCGACCGCTCCACCGAAACCGCCATCGTGCGGGTAGAGGGGCGGCAGTTATTCGTGGAGGGCAATGCCCACGACCTCTTGCGCTGCGATGAGCCCGACTGTGCCGGCCAGGCCCTGGAGATCACCACCCGCACCCAACGGGCCCGTGTCCGGGTCGAGCAGGCCAGCGGCAATACCATCACCCTCACCGCACCCCCACCCTTCGCACCCACCCTGGTCTACAAGATCAACGAGTTCCGGTTCATCGGCTTCCGCAACTTTGTGGAAATCTTCAGCCGGGCTGGTACGGTGCTGATTCCCGTGCTGGTCTGGAACATCATTTTTGCGGCGGGGGCGGTGGTGGTGGGGGCCATCCCCGGGCTCATCCTGGGCCTGATGCTCAACAACAAGAACCTGGCCTTGCGGGGTTTTTATCGCACGGCCCTGATTATCTCCTGGGCCATCCCGGTGGTGATCAGCGTGCAGATTTTTACCGCGATGCTCAACGTGCAGTTTGGCCCCATCAACCGCCTGTTGGGGTTGCTGGGCGCTTACCCCATTCCCTGGCTGACCGACCCCGAGTGGTTCAAGGTATCGGCCCTGCTGATCTGTCTATGGTTGAGCTTCCCTTACTGGATGACGGCTACCCTGGGCGCGCTCTCCACCATCCCGGATGACGTCTATGAAGCAGCTAAAATTGACGGGGCCAACGGTTTTCAGACCCTCACCGGCATCACCCTGCCCCTGTTGCGTCAGCCTTTTATTCCGTTGCTGCTGGGCTCTTTTGCCTATAACTTTAACAACTTCGGCCTGATCTACCTGATGGGCCCCCAGCCAGGGGTTGAGGGGCGGCCTTCCACTGCCCAGGCTGGCGATATCCTGATCACCTGGGCCTATAAAACCGCCTTCCAGGCCGATGGAGGACAGGCGTATGGCCTGGGTGGGGCCATCTCCATCCTGATTTTCTTCCTTACCATGGCGATTAGCCTGATCAACTTCCGCTTTACCGGGGCTTTGCGGGAGGTGCGCTGATGGCCGCCATTTTGCGCTACCTCGGTTGGGCCCTGTTTGGGCTGCTGGTGGCCTGGGTGCTTTTTGTTTACTTCCCTGGCCTGCTGGCCCGCATCCAGCCCAACACCCCCCCGGGCTTCATTCGCGTTGAGAACGGCTGGGTCTATGCCCTGGGCGGTCTTTTGGTGGCCGTGGGCCTGATTGTGCTGTACGCCTGGCTGGCCACCCTGGTGTCCAACCGGCGGGCCCAGCGCAAGCGCAGTTTCTGGCCGCTGGTGGGGCAGGGGCTTACGCACCTGTTCATGTTCCTGGTGCTGGTATTTGCCTACTACCCGGTGCTGCAGATTCTGGCGGCTTCGTTTGACCCCCGCAACACCCTTTACCGCATCCTGCCCCCCGCCAGCGACAACCTGCTGGTGCGGGCTCGAGTGGTACCGGACTTTTCCCAGCTGAGCTGGGAAAACTACGCCAAGCTGTTCGATGGTTTTATTCTCTACCCCTACCAGGCTTTTTTGCTCGTGGTCGCGGCGCTGTGCTTGTTGTTGGTGCTGGTGCTGGCCGCCTACCGCCGCCTTATCGGCGATACCGATAGCGACAGCAGCCTGGGGAAGCTGCAGGGGCACAGCCTGGCGGCTTTTGCTATCCTGAGCTTCATCCTGGTCATTTTCCTTTCCCCTGAGCAGTTCACCGGCCAGGGCACCGAGGCCAAATTCGTGCTCTGGGTGCGCAATACCCTGTTTGTCTCGGGCATTACCGGCATCCTGGCAGTGCTGCTCACGGCCACGGCGGGTTACGCCTTCGCCCGCTTCAACTTTCCGGGCCGTTACCCCATGCTACTGGTCTTTATTTTCATCCAGATGTTCCCCGGTTTCTTGGGGCTGGTAGCCACCTACGTTTTGATCTCCAACCTGGGCCTGCTGAACACCTTTACCGGCCTGGTGCTGGCCTACTCGGGCGGGATTATCAGCTTCGGCACCTGGGTGTATAAGGGGTTTTTGGAGAGCATCTCCAAAAGCCTGGAGGAAGCCGCCCTGATCGACGGGGCCAGCAAGTGGCAGGTGTTTACCAAAATCCTGATGCCGCTTTCGGCCCCCATGTTCGTGTTCATCTTCTTGTTGCAGTTTGTGGGTACTTACTCAGAGTTCATCGTGGCCAACCTGTTCCTCACCGGTGTGGACTCCTGGACGGTGGGGATGGGTCTGCGCAACTTCACCACCGGGCAGTTCTCCACCCGTTGGGGGCTGTTTGCGGCGGCCTCGGTGCTGGGTTCGCTGCCCATCTTGCTGACCTTCTACGGCTTCCAGCGCTACTTTGTTTCGGGGTATACCGCAGGCTCGGTGAAAGAATGAGACACTACCACGACTGGGAGCCTTTTTGCGTAGACCCCCTGAAGCCCGAGCTGGGGCAGGAAATCACCCTGCGCCTGCGCACCCCGGCCCGGGCTGGTTTTCTGATCCTCGAGCGCTACGGCGAGGTGGAGCGGCGGCCCATGAAAGCCGTGCCGGGCGGGCTGGAAATCAGGCTCCCGCTTCACACCTCCCCTTTGCGGTACTGCTTTTTTCTGACCGAGGAAAAGGCCTACCTCGCAGCAGATGGGCTACAGGGCCCCATGCCCCGCTACGACAAGTTTTTTCACCTGCTGGCCCAGCCCACCGTGCCCGACTGGGCGGTGGGGGCGGTGTTTTATCAGATCTTTCCCGACCGCTTTCGCAACGGCAACCCCCACAACGACCCCCAGAGCGGTGAATGGGTGTATATGGGCCGGCCCATCGTGCGCAAAGAGTGGGACGAACCCGTGAGCTACGGGCCCGGCGAGGGGCCTATCCAGCACTATGGGGGCGACCTCGAGGGCATTCTGGAGAAGCTCGACTACCTCGAGGCGCTGGGCATCGAGGCCCTCTACCTCAACCCCATCCTGCCCTCGGGCTCCAACCACCGCTACGACGCCAGCGACTACCACAACGTAGACCCCCACCTGGGGGGCAACCCGGCCTTCGAAAAGCTGGTCGAGGCCCTGCACCAGCGCGGTATGAAGCTGGTACTGGACGGGGTTTTCAATCACATTGGCAACACCCACCCCGACTTCCAGAAAGCCCTGCAAGACCC containing:
- a CDS encoding ABC transporter permease subunit; this encodes MHRSPPGARGFLIAIGLLGGALTVAALAGLLLFWALQAAFPRPVEEGYPGYLILIFGALVLIPILVVLGRRVPYLTDWYYLLPAITFLLAFTVFPIILTTYYAFTDYTGLRNGKPDRSTETAIVRVEGRQLFVEGNAHDLLRCDEPDCAGQALEITTRTQRARVRVEQASGNTITLTAPPPFAPTLVYKINEFRFIGFRNFVEIFSRAGTVLIPVLVWNIIFAAGAVVVGAIPGLILGLMLNNKNLALRGFYRTALIISWAIPVVISVQIFTAMLNVQFGPINRLLGLLGAYPIPWLTDPEWFKVSALLICLWLSFPYWMTATLGALSTIPDDVYEAAKIDGANGFQTLTGITLPLLRQPFIPLLLGSFAYNFNNFGLIYLMGPQPGVEGRPSTAQAGDILITWAYKTAFQADGGQAYGLGGAISILIFFLTMAISLINFRFTGALREVR
- a CDS encoding sugar ABC transporter permease, with the protein product MAAILRYLGWALFGLLVAWVLFVYFPGLLARIQPNTPPGFIRVENGWVYALGGLLVAVGLIVLYAWLATLVSNRRAQRKRSFWPLVGQGLTHLFMFLVLVFAYYPVLQILAASFDPRNTLYRILPPASDNLLVRARVVPDFSQLSWENYAKLFDGFILYPYQAFLLVVAALCLLLVLVLAAYRRLIGDTDSDSSLGKLQGHSLAAFAILSFILVIFLSPEQFTGQGTEAKFVLWVRNTLFVSGITGILAVLLTATAGYAFARFNFPGRYPMLLVFIFIQMFPGFLGLVATYVLISNLGLLNTFTGLVLAYSGGIISFGTWVYKGFLESISKSLEEAALIDGASKWQVFTKILMPLSAPMFVFIFLLQFVGTYSEFIVANLFLTGVDSWTVGMGLRNFTTGQFSTRWGLFAAASVLGSLPILLTFYGFQRYFVSGYTAGSVKE